Proteins encoded by one window of Cryptomeria japonica unplaced genomic scaffold, Sugi_1.0 HiC_scaffold_394, whole genome shotgun sequence:
- the LOC131871329 gene encoding aspartic proteinase nepenthesin-1-like yields the protein MERSKLLGFVVLICFTIPTISCSSDRLFSGWPKSSSDENVKIRVNMTRRSERELGFSERLGLAVDRSKKRMKKIEALIRGQLDAETPVEVGDGEFLMSVALGTPSVSFEAIVDTGSDLIWTQCKPCKDCFSQPTPIFDPSKSPTFSTIPCGDSLCDALGSTQTGCNPDCTFMYQYGDGSFTSGDLAYETLSIGSSKVKGIAFGCGHDNEGQGFSQGGGLVGLGRGGLSLISQLGSKAENMFSYCLLPITDSSSQTSPLFFGEGASLSGGAKTLPLIKSSIIPTFWYIPITGITLNGKALDIPPGTFDLQSDGSGGMIIDSGTTVTILDQAAYSPLKEAIQSAIDLTPVDGSSTGLDLCYHTSSAHLTLPTLVFNFKGGVDYELPADNFFIQASENLLCLAMLGEPSGNPSIFGNIQQQNFHILYNNAQNTLSFKPTKCDSL from the coding sequence atggagCGTTCAAAGCTGTTGGGTTTTGTGGTCTTGATATGCTTTACTATTCCAACGATATCATGTTCTTCGGACAGACTGTTTAGTGGTTGGCCGAAGTCTAGCAGcgatgaaaatgtaaaaataaggGTGAATATGACGCGCAGATCAGAGAGAGAGTTGGGTTTTTCTGAGAGATTGGGTTTGGCTGTGGATCGAAGTAAGAAGCGAATGAAGAAGATAGAGGCATTGATAAGAGGGCAATTAGACGCTGAAACGCCCGTTGAAGTAGGGGATGGAGAATTTCTGATGAGCGTTGCACTGGGAACGCCCTCTGTGAGCTTCGAAGCGATTGTGGACACGGGGAGCGATCTGATTTGGACTCAGTGCAAGCCTTGCAAGGACTGCTTCTCTCAGCCTACGCCAATCTTCGACCCCTCCAAGTCCCCCACATTTTCCACAATTCCCTGCGGTGATTCTCTTTGTGACGCCTTGGGGAGTACGCAAACCGGATGCAATCCAGATTGTACCTTTATGTATCAGTATGGCGATGGTTCCTTCACCAGCGGCGACCTGGCTTACGAGACATTGTCAATTGGGAGCAGCAAGGTTAAAGGCATTGcatttggatgcgggcatgacaacGAAGGACAAGGATTCTCTCAGGGTGGTGGCCTTGTGGGACTGGGAAGAGGTGGTCTCTCCCTTATCTCACAGCTGGGTTCCAAAGCAGAGAACATGTTCTCTTACTGTCTTTTGCCCATCACCGACTCTTCTTCACAAACCAGCCCCCTCTTTTTCGGCGAGGGTGCTTCCTTGAGCGGAGGAGCCAAGACTCTCCCACTCATCAAGAGCAGTATCATTCCCACTTTCTGGTACATTCCTATTACAGGAATcaccctcaatggtaaggcactagATATTCCTCCTGGAACTTTCGATCTGCAATCGGACGGCAGCGGAGGTATGATCATCGACTCCGGAACCACTGTTACCATCCTGGACCAGGCTGCCTACTCTCCTCTTAAGGAAGCAATTCAGTCCGCCATTGATCTCACTCCTGTAGACGGCTCTTCTACAGGTTTGGATCTTTGTTACCACACATCATCCGCTCACCTCACCTTGCCAACCCTCGTCTTCAACTTCAAAGGCGGCGTGGATTACGAGCTTCCGGCAGACAACTTTTTCATTCAGGCATCTGAAAATCTCTTGTGCCTGGCAATGTTGGGTGAACCATCGGGGAATCCTTCCATCTTCGGAAACATACAGCAGCAAAACTTCCATATCCTTTACAACAATGCTCAGAACACGCTCTCTTTCAAGCCCACTAAGTGTGATTCTCTTTaa